A genomic region of Manihot esculenta cultivar AM560-2 chromosome 15, M.esculenta_v8, whole genome shotgun sequence contains the following coding sequences:
- the LOC110601169 gene encoding uncharacterized protein LOC110601169: MKREGRQHGMVRTYRILPSPWNPKPNSRFINTFDSPPTAGIFSKVHPRPTNHSKFTGKCTKPRCNGCHIQPCCKSKDKTKGTEKLKSFDVASNYKLITWRVGDVRHGLKFSGFSATGILDHLDNEDYYLDDDIDEDYDNYSDHENYEENLISSSREIVGVEEIAAAASAAAAAADDDDDVEDNREDGDGDGDDGLSYCDVGFLVDQIEGDDDWCLVAEM; encoded by the coding sequence ATGAAGAGGGAAGGTCGCCAGCATGGTATGGTCAGGACCTACAGGATCTTGCCTTCTCCATGGAACCCCAAGCCCAACTCCAGATTCATCAACACCTTTGACTCTCCCCCGACTGCCGGAATATTTTCCAAGGTCCATCCTCGTCCCACCAACCACTCCAAGTTCACCGGAAAGTGCACCAAGCCTCGTTGCAATGGGTGTCACATCCAACCTTGTTGTAAGTCCAAGGATAAGACCAAAGGTACTGAGAAGCTCAAGTCTTTTGATGTTGCTTCTAATTATAAATTGATCACTTGGAGGGTTGGGGATGTTCGTCATGGGTTGAAGTTTTCTGGGTTTTCTGCTACTGGGATCTTGGATCATCTTGATAATGAAGATTATTATTTGGACGATGACATTGATGAGGATTATGATAATTATTCGGATCATGAGAATTATGAGGAGAATTTGATTTCGAGCTCAAGAGAGATTGTTGGAGTTGAAGAAattgctgctgctgcttctgctgctgctgctgctgctgatgatgatgatgatgttgagGACAACAGAGAAGATGGAGATGGAGATGGTGATGATGGATTGAGTTATTGTGATGTGGGTTTCCTAGTGGATCAAATTGAAGGAGATGATGATTGGTGTTTGGTGGCAGAAATGTGA